The following DNA comes from Alphaproteobacteria bacterium.
AGCCAGGCAGTCAGCGGCACACGCGGCTTGAGAAAGAACATTTCCAAATAAGACTGCCTCTGGGTTTAATATGAAGGATTTTTCGTCATCATTCCATAAGGGGTCAAGCTCCGTTAAGTAAGCTAAGTCTATGGATGTATTTTCGAGGCAAATAAAGTCCATCAAGACTTCGAGCCAGTACATGATTGGGTAGACATACCAATGGACCTGATAGAAACTATGATGAAGCCCGGTATCCCCATCTTCCTCCACATCCCCCCGATAGCTAACGCCTGAGCGTGCTACCTGCATCCCGCCCATGTTCACCAGGCAATAGGGTGTGCGGGTAACATCCACCATTCTGACCGGTTCCCAAAACCCCACAGGAATGCCAGGAACAGGGAGATTTAAGGGGGGTCTGTTGCACACACAGATAGGCGATCTGGGCACGGGAGGACTCGCATTGCCAGGCACAACATCCATCCCCATAATCGTTAAGGGGAAAACGCACTTCCAACAAATATCTGTGACGGGATTGACAAAACGACCCACACAATTAGCCTGTACAGGCAGGGAGAAAAAAAGTAAAAATAAAAACATGATGGATATGCTTCTAGAATCATTAAACCCCAGTAGTTCTTTCCTCAATTTCCTCACTTTATTGGTGGGGTTAATTGTGGTTCTTGCTGGAATCTTTAGACATATTCCTGCGGTTCCCGAGCCCAATCTTCGCATAACAATGCCTTTTGGAAAGATTCCTTTCTTTGATGGAGTTTTTCTATATGGGCTATTCATCATCTTGGTCCTTATTAGCATAAAGCTCATTAGCTTGATCCTTTAGGGTAATCTCTTCGATTAGGAGTACCTTGTCCTTCTGAGACACGCGGGTAGGAACTTTGGAAAGCCCGAGTTTCTTCACCAACACGCCACCTTGGTCAAAGAAGAATGTTCTTTTATGCTCTTTGGTTAATTGAAGGGGCGTTCCTTGAGTCAGGACGATCTTGCCTTCTTGTGATAAGGCCCAATTCACTTGGAGTGCATCATCTCCATCAATCAGCAGAAGCGGTTTCCCAAACGAATGATAAACGAGAGGGTTATATTTGGTTCCCGCAGTTGCGATCATATTGCCCTCATGATCTTTGATGTCTTTATCCAAAACAAAGGAAGGATCATAATCTCTAGATTGATAGGTGGTCGTCTTTTGAAGACCCTCGACAGGTCGGGGGCGATCAATGGATTGACGAACCCTCTCTTGGAGTTCCTTTTGATGCTCTGCAAGTTTGCCAGAAGTTTGTAGATCTTGAAGTCTTTCTTCAATGACTTTTAATAAGCTTTTTTCAACGATCTCAAATGTTGTACCAATGACGCCCAAATCCTTGGCGCCGCATGGAAGAACACAAATAATGAAGAGGATGTGATTAAGTTT
Coding sequences within:
- a CDS encoding TraU family protein translates to MFLFLLFFSLPVQANCVGRFVNPVTDICWKCVFPLTIMGMDVVPGNASPPVPRSPICVCNRPPLNLPVPGIPVGFWEPVRMVDVTRTPYCLVNMGGMQVARSGVSYRGDVEEDGDTGLHHSFYQVHWYVYPIMYWLEVLMDFICLENTSIDLAYLTELDPLWNDDEKSFILNPEAVLFGNVLSQAACAADCLASSTNLPLDSLFWCSGCQGGLYPFTGTLSDHAGGVQASLLITGRFMAKLHREGLLWGTYGVQGLCSKYPMPIIKKSQYRLQMTYPIPTTSNCYPMGHTEVFWQGGKEFPYKGSDFG
- the traW gene encoding type-F conjugative transfer system protein TraW, which encodes MKLNHILFIICVLPCGAKDLGVIGTTFEIVEKSLLKVIEERLQDLQTSGKLAEHQKELQERVRQSIDRPRPVEGLQKTTTYQSRDYDPSFVLDKDIKDHEGNMIATAGTKYNPLVYHSFGKPLLLIDGDDALQVNWALSQEGKIVLTQGTPLQLTKEHKRTFFFDQGGVLVKKLGLSKVPTRVSQKDKVLLIEEITLKDQANELYANKDQDDE